GACTGCTCTCCTTCTCAGTTACTGACAGATACAtcatggagtcagtctgctctcttctCAGTCACTGACAGATGtatcatggggtcagtctgctctcttctCAGTCACTGACAGATACATCATTGGATAACTCTGCTCGCCCCTCAGTTACTGAAAGATATGtcatggggttagtctgctctcctCTCAGTTAAGGACAGGCAcatcatggggtcagtctgctctcctctcaGTCATCATCGGGTCAGGCGGCTCTCTGCTCAATCTCTGATAGATACATTATGGGATCAGTTTGCTCTCCTCTCGTAAATGACTGATGCATCATGGTGTCACTATGTTCTTCTGTGGGTCAGAGACAGATTCAtcattgggtcagtctgctctcatcTCAGTTACTGACAGACAcatcatggggtcagtctgatcccCTCTCAGTTCCTGACAGACACATcattggatcagtctgctctcctctcaTGATGTATCTGTCAGTGACTGACaggaaaacagactgaccccatgatatatgtgtcagtgacagagatgagagcagacttacccatgATGTGCCTGTCAGTGACTGAgatgagagcagactgaccccatgatgtatctgttaatgactgggaggagagcagactgaccccatgatgTATCTGTCAGTGACTGagaggagagcagacttaccccatgaTGTATCTGTTAATGACTgggaggagagcagactgaccccatgatgTATCTGTCAATGACTGAGAGGAGATCAAACTGACCCCATGATGTGCCTGTCAGTGACtgagaggagagcagactgactccatgaTGTGCCTGTCCTTAATTGAGAGGAGAGCGGACCGACACCATGATGTATCTGTCAGTGACtgagaggagagcagactgaccccatgatgTGCCTGTCCTTAATtgagaggagagcagactgaccccatgatgTGCCTGTCCTTAATtgagaggagagcagactgaccccatgatgTGCCTGTCCTTAATTGAGAGGAGAGCGGACCGACTCCATGATTTATCTGTCAGTGACTGAGAGGATAAGCTGATGAGATCTGATTCAGAGAATCAAAATCATGAGCAACCTGGAGATCATAAATAACGTTAAATATTTATTTGTTGTAAGGAGCAAGGATGAGACACTCAAGGGGAAATTGCTAAgaatttttttattattatgttAGAAATGGCATGAAAAGATCTCGGAAAAAGCAAGAGCTTGGTTTATCAATGCCCATTCTGCAATTTATAAACATTTTGTTTCTCTCATTGCTGCTAAACTGATGCATACGTGCATTTTTGTCTGAACTTGACAGATTACAAATTTCAACATCATACAAATATCTTCGCTAAAAGCGTCATATAGATGTTCCAATTATAATTAATAATTGTCTGTGGGAACTAAGTCTTTCCTTCCATGATACCTTCTGTTTTGAAGTTTTGCAAAGAGATTTTCCCACAGAATCCATCGAtgcacagtgatgatgacttgttCAGGTCTATTGTTTCATTAATGTGCACCACATAATTGTTTGTTTGCATTGGTTATGACATTGTGTTATTCTATACTCACTTTATTTTCAAAAAAATGCTGGTTCACAAACTTGTTTTTCAAATGATTTTCAGTAACAACTGAAAGAAGGTTCCTTGCAGAAATTTTAATCAGAGGGCAATGCTAAACTCAAAATGCATTAATGTCATTAGTTTTTAATGCATTTTCCATTCAGCGTAATTAGGAATGTTATACCGTGCTTCAGCTCTGCTCGGAATTTCTTTTGTGTTATTCCATAAATGCATGTGTTTGTTGATGAACTGAGTAATTGCAGCTTAACTCCAACCTGCTGAACAATGTAAACGCGTCCCTCAAAATATTTGCTTTGATATTGACAATTTACCAGTTGCCACGTCATTGAGTGCACAACAGTTGTCATCCATAACAGTATGAAGTTGGCTGATAGAGCGAACAACAAAATCATGGAATTTCGCCGATTCTCCATCTCTGGATCATTATGATTCTTGCTTGTACTTCGCAGTGCCTTGCGTACTTTACTTGTTGCAATAATATGCTTAATGGTTAACACATTAAAGACTAATATCATACATATCGGTAATAAAGGGTTAACAATACTTTCGATGCATTCATATGCCTTCCAGAAAAATGAAGTCGCGTAATCTGGTTTTCCAGTGCAGAACCAGGGAATATTGTTGATCACAATCACTGGCTGGTataaaaagaatataggaatgctACGCAAACAACTTCCCATGAAAATGACTGATAGAATCACAGTTACTGTTCTCTTTCGACAGTATTTCTGCTTAAAATTTGAATAGCAAATAGCTGCACATCGATCAAATGTAAACGCAACAGTAAACCACACTGAACAATCAATTGACACATTGGACAGAGCATGTCTGAGTGAGCAAACAGGGGTTAGCAGCAAGAAAGAAACTGGAAAATACATGTGATTTAAACGATGCATAAGCACATCAGTCACCGTCACAGCGAGATCAGCTGCTGCCATGGCTAAGAGATAGTAAGTGATGCATTCAGAGAGACCACACTTCCCCCGGGCTAGAATCACGATTGCCACAATGTTAACTGTTAAAACAGGATTCCGAATATATGTTAATATCACCATAATGGTTTTCGTTATGAACATATCAATGATGTGTCTGATTTCAATTCCATAAGAATTCGATGCTTATGTGTACTTTCACTCACGTATGAATAGTACTCATCTAAACAGATTTCATCCATTGTGATGACATAATCAATCCCAATAAAGTTGTGGATGCTATACTGAATAAATTACATTAAAACGCAAGAAGGATAATCCTACTGGAGAATTAGAGGAAGGAAATAAGATGGTTCATGCATTTTCTTAATGAATTCACAAACTTTACAAAGAACTGTAAATTAAAATATACATTGAATTGTCCTAATCCTGTGAACCAGCCTAACTGACTGAATAAATAAAATGGCACACATTTCCTGGACCGTTAAAGCAGAGAAATGATTGAAACCTGTAATTAATTAACAATAATGAAATTTCAATTTATACATAAAAAGACTCATTGAAATGGGACCATGTAAAATAGTGAATGCACAAAATGTTAAACAATTTGCAGAATTTGGAGAATAATATTTTGGAaagaagtggcagagacactTTTGGATGAGTATTATTTACAATTTGCTGGAACCTGGTAATTGTAAAATAGTTATGATTTAATAACAAATATTTACATGGTACAAGCTGTCAGGTGCTCCCATGACCAGACAATGGAAGAAGGTCTCAAAGTCACCTGCACTCTGTCCACCTACACTCAGGAACCCAAGTAAGGTCTTCTTCAGCAGAATTGCAGCTTGATCTGTTGACTTCAGTTGGCTTTTTTTTGGTATTTCAAATCCCTTTATCTCTGTTCCTGTGTAGCTccatctgttgctctctctctgtctagatTCCACAGTGAACCTATGCATTATTTTTAGAGAGTTACTAATTCTAACTTACATGAAGAAAATtgtcaaaataaaagcaaagagcTTGACACTGTGACATCCACACATGGTGGTTTAGTAGGATTTGAACAAGCTTGCccatcattgctcagaccattgagtacatgagttgggacaTCACACTGAGTTTGTACAAGATGTTGCTGAGGAAACTTTCAGTGTGCTCTGTACATCAATGTTCACCCTGCCACAGAAAAGCAATGACTAAATTGGACACCTTTCAGAAAAGGATATTACCAGGGTGTTGCCGGGTCAGAATGCAATTAAGGGACTGAATAAGCTTCTCTTTTATTCACTGGAACCTAGAAGGTTGAGGGCTGACCTGGTAGAGGTTTATGTAATCACGAGGGGTGTCGAATAGGAACATTCTTACTCCTAGGGTGCGGGTGTCAATAGTAGGAGGCGCAATTTCTTTGAGAGGAGATAGCCTGGAAAAGGAcctaaaggggcaacattttatcACACAGGGATGCAGTCTCAGTGCAACACAGTGCAAGACATTTGGACTGGTACCtcaataggaaatgtttagaaggaAGTGGACAAAGAGAGGTAAATAGGATTAGTTTAGttttgggaaatttggttggcatggCCGAGTTGGGTCAAAGCATCGGTTTTCCTGCTCTataactctctcactctgtgaCTTTAGACTGGATCAGGAATATTATCTGCAAAATGCAAaagtgttaaaaaaaaatcaaatgggCTCCAGTTTGCCAAGGATACATTTGCACAGACTTGGACAATATTATCCCCAAAACTTCGAAGTTCAGAAATATACCTATTCAGTAGATTTTCAACTGAGTTCCAAATCTGATTCAAGCTACTTTCAGACAGTCTTGTTCGACTGAACACAAAGTTAATTCCCCTATCTTTCATTGACCTAAAGCTATGGAAACACGTCCAAAAAAATAAAGACATATTGTGAACTTAAGACATGAGGCATCGTAGTGGGGACATTAGGCCATATTGAAAACCAGTGTTAGAAACAAGTGACTAATTTTCAAATACTTCAGTCAAAGGGTATTCATTTGTTGTATCATGTTTGTGTATAATTGGAATCCATAACAAAAACAGCAATCAGAATTCAATGAAAATGCATTACTGTGAAGTGACAAAATCAAATGCTTTTTGCACTAGATTGTGCAACACACAGAGAGGGCACGGAGGCGAACCAAGTCTAAAATGAAGAGACCAAAATATGTGTATCTTGATTAGCAGATGTCATTGTGAAACAGAATAAATAAACGCTTACACTGTCTATATTCAATGGCAATGAGTAAACAACTGAACAAAATGAGCAACTTCCAAAAAAATTGCGACCATATGTGGCAGGttcaaaaaaaataaacaaagtttGGTACATTCAACAGCTTGGTTTAATAcgctacctggtatggcaatgaTTGCAAGGACTAGGAAGTAAATGCGTTCCACTTCATAAATTACTGGATATTCCATTCCACACGAGATGAAAATAACATGTCACACTCGGAACGAGGTAAACATGAAATGAGTGACATATCAGCAGAGGCCTTAATAATAGTGAAACGGAGCATTTGGGGAATTAATTAACAATTGCACATCACAACAGTCGATGGTTACAGATGGAAAGCAATAACAGATTGGGTTAACCATTTTACTCAGTTTGAGAACAATTCAACCAAATAGGGAATGGAATGCATGTAACAATACAAAGTTGGTTTCGCATTTGGCAGAATGTAATAAACACCAAATAGGTTAAAATATATATTGGGTTGAATAGGTTTCTATGTATTTCTACATACCATAAATTTATAAACATCACAACATGACCACAATAACTCGAAATAAGATCATTGTGGTGCATCACCAAGAATTAAAGATTGTTCAAGTAACACTTGCTTAAAATATTCACTTTTGACTTATTGCGTTTTGACTGATGTCTTCATCGACCTGTGGCAGTCTGACAACCAAAGCAGATTTGGAAAATGTGATCAACACTCGAAGTGGCAGCTCATATTTAACTCACTGAAGGTTACGAGAATCCACGATCTAACATTTCATTTTAAAACCATTGGTTACAATCTCAGAAGTGTAATCAAACTTGTCTTGAAatgtacaggtaaatctctgttggTTGGGGAAGGGTCCTTTGGGACCTAGGACAGGCGTGAGGGCAGAGGTGTTGGcccaggttttgcacttcctgcagtggcaggggatgGTGCCGGGTGTGGAGGGTTGGTTGATGGGGGGCATGTACCTAACAAGGGAGGCAAGATGCAATGATCTCTATGGAAGGTAGAGAGGAgtcgggagggaaatatatcactggtgtTGGAATCTGTTTGTGGGTGGGCAGAAATGGCAggggatgatatgatgtatccagAAGTGGGTACATTTTTGGGGGGGTGGAAGTTGAAGACCAGACAGGTGCTTGTTGCGATTAGAGTGGTTGGGTTCAATGGTGGAGTTGTgcgaagtggaggagatgccctGGAGGACATCGTCATCTACATAGGAGGGGAATTTGtgttctttgaagaaggaagccatctaggatattctatggtggaattggtccaccTCTGAGCAGCTGCAACGGAGGCCAtattgcaaatgacacaaaagtaggtggagggacaggtagatTTCGTGAAGCAGGAATGCtgtagaaggatttggacaggctcaGAGAGTGGACACAGAAGTGGAAGATAGAATGCAATGtgggaaggtgtgaggttatgcactttggtaggaagactaGACACCCAAACCATTTTCTAGGGCTTCAGAAATTTAACCTGCAAAGGAACTTGTCAGTCTTAGTTCAGGAATTCTCTGAAGGTTAACATGTATGTTCAGTAGacagtttggaatgcaaatgCCATTTTAAACATTTATTGCAAGGGGCAGAGATGTGCTGCTGAGGCTGTATCAGCTCAAGACAGACTGCAATTGGAATACTGTGAGTGGTTTGCAGCCCTGTATTTGACAAAGGATGTTCTGCTGTTGAAGGCAGTCAACAAGAATGATCCTAGGCTGATGTGCTTTTCATACAAACAGCAGTTTAGGACTCTTGGTCTGTAATCGATggcatttagagtcataaagtggatataggaaggatagaaaaggagacaaaagatgTGCTGGAGAAATAGTATTTTTGGTTAAGGTAAACATTACTGCTGTAACTAGAGAAAacatttcttcaaaaaaatcaacaGTGAAAATATATGGTTTCAGTTTCGAAatgagaaaggaatgatcacctttgatgggattgtactataggcccccccaaTAGACAGAGAGAAACTGATGAACAAGTATATCGCGATATCTCAGCCATACGCGAGAGTAAtaaggtgattttaattttaattctAATTAATTTCAATTTTCCCAAACATTGATGAGGACTATCATTGTTTAAAGGTTtgaatggtgaagaatttgttaaatacATTCCAGAAAATACATCATAATCAACATGTAAATGTttctactagagaaggagcaaaacttgaccttctcttggtaATAAGGCAAAACAAGTACTGAAGTGATAGTAGGGGGACTCTCTGAGtgtagtgatcataattctatcagttttaaaacaGATTGGAAAAGGATAAGCTTTCCATTAAAGTTACAGTTTTAATTGGACGAAGGGAAGTTTTAACGGTGTGAGACAAGAACTttgaaaagttgattggagtagactatTCACGGGTCAACAAATCTCTGATAAacgggaggctttcaaaagtgtgataacAAGAGTTCAAAGCCAATATATTCTGTTgcgttcctgttagagtgaaaagtAAGGCTGGTATGTTTAGAGAACAATGGGGCACTGAAGGCATTGAGGTTTTAGTCAAGGACGAAAAATAATCATATATTAGAGCTGGACAATTAAGCTGACACGTTCCTTTACACATTACATTTCTGAAGCCTTAGAAATTGTCTAGCTGTCTagtcttcctatcaaagtgcataacttcacactttcccagactgtagtccatctgccacttgtctgaACATTTTGCTAAACCGTTTCTTGAATAGTATAAAGAGTGCTttcttaagacagagatgaggtggGCAAAGAGGGGATATGGGATAACTTTATCTGCCAAGGTTAGGGATGATCCAAGGAGATTCTACAACTATATACAGAGCAAACCAAAACTAGAGAGAGCGTTAGGCCCACTAAGCATCAAGGAGTTTGTCCTTGTGTTCAAACTCAGGTGATGGGAGAAATATTAAATGAATAGTtttgtgtcagtttttactgtggacaAAGCTAGCCTGTGTTCAGTCTCCATGTATGAAGCTGGACAGTTCCTGAGACAAACTATTTGACCAACGTCCAAAGAAATGGAGGGATGTTACTTGCACCTGGATTGACTTTCTACCCTGTGAGGCTTCCTGCTGCACTGAGAGTCTCCATGTTACCAGGACtgcagggtttgagttatgaggagacaGTGGGATTTCTCTCACTGGAGGGTggggggtgactttacagaggtttataaaatcatagaggATATAGATAAGACAaacagcaaagtcttttcctttggataggagagtccaaaactagagggtacatttttcaggtgagaggagaaagatttaaaagagaaccAAGGAGCAATCTTATAACCGCAGAGGGTGATTTAAATGGGGATTGAAATGCCAGTGCAAGTGGCCGTGCAGGTAGACATACAATATTTAAAAGCCATTTTGAGCAGttacatgaagaggaaaggtttagcgTGACATGGACTAAATCGAAGCAAGTGGAACTAGTACAGTTTGGGAAATCGGGCATAATGGATGGGTGGGACTGAAGGAAGCTAGacaactcagggaaataaatattgatgtttttaaATGATGCTAGTGTGGGTCTGATAATCCCGGAGTGAGGGAAACTCTCCCCGGGATAGTGTGGGGCTGATAAACCGGGAGTGAGGGACACTCTCAGGGGGATAGTGTGGGGCTGATAAACCCGGAGTGAGGGACACTCTCAGGGGGATAGTGTGGGGCTGATACATCCCTCCCTGTGACTGTGATCTCCCCCAGTCCCTGCAAGTGCCTCGATCTCTGTATCAACCTCTGGGATCGACATGCCTCTCTATccatgtaatcttctccagcatCTACACCCCTCCATATATCTGTAACAACTTCCAGTTCAACATACATATCTATTTCTGAAACCTCCCAACACCCCTCCATTTGTCTGTAAAATTCCTCATCACCTATAAAATGCACTATGTCTGTAAATCCCTCCAGCACATACACTCcctcttatctctgtaacctgctcCAGCAACTACAGACCTCTCTAACTCTGTAAAAATTGCATCACTCCATATCTctactgctctgtaatgttctatttgTTGAGACTGACTAGCTCAGAGGAGAAGAGTTTGGGATTAATGTTTCTGATCCACACAAAGAATCAATTCTGGACATTTGTGCAGTTTAAGTAAGCTCCAAATATCCTCAGAATATATCTTCAGATCATCAGTTCGGCTGCAGTTCTTGTTTGACggcatgacggctctggagctggggatggactcactgtggagcagaCGCAAcgctgaggaggtcgtggatgGCATGTTTAGCGAACTGGTCACACTGCAGGTTAGAGTTGCTGAGGGCAACGGTGAATGGGTGACCataagacagaaaaagagtaggaaggcagtgcaggtgtcccctgcggtcatctccctccaaaacaggtataccgttttggatactgttgtgggAGATCGCTCACCAgaggagggcagcagttgccagcgTCATGACACTGTGGCTGGCACTGCTGTTCTGAAGGGCGGGAAAAAGCATCGTAGGACCACAGTCATcagggattctattgtgaggggagtagatcgGTGGTTCTGTGGCCGAAAATGGGACTCCtggttggtatgttgcctcccaggtgcttgggtcagggatgtcaccgatcggaTGCAAAGCATTCTAAAAGTGGAGGGTGAACCACCAGTTGTCTtagtgcatataggcaccaacgatataagtagaaaacgggatgaggtcctgaaagaagaattcagggagctaggacagaagttaaagaggaggacctcaaagggaGTGATCCTGGGATTACTagcagtgccacgtgctagccggTGTAacaaatgaaaaaataggcaggatgaacatgtgGCTTGAGAGACGGTGTAGGAGGGAgcggttcagatttgttggacattgggaccggttcttgGGAAGGTAGGACTATTACAAAATGCACTATCCACATCTGAACCAGGCCAGAACCAATGTCCTCGGGGGAGTTTTTGCGACTACTGTTgggaaggttttaaactaatgtgtcagggggctggcaacctgaagagaaaacaagaaggcAGCGAGTTGGAGACTGGAGACTGGAGACtataagaattatgaagataacaTTAGTAAAGGGAAAAGTAGGCGGAGAGCAggtgcaaggagtatagtgtgtaaggcagatgaacttaggtcttggattggtgcctgggagtatgatgttattgcaatcgcagagacttggttgaaggaagggcatgatgatcgGGCAACTatatgttccagggtatagaacCTTGCACCctttaaaaattatttggatgagaacTTCAAATGTAGTAACAtccaaggatatgggacaagtgcaggaaattaggATTCACGCAGTTTTGGCTGTAGTTATATCAGtatagatttgatgggctgaaggaccttttcTGCATTGTAAGAATATATGAATGTATCATCCGTCTTCAATTGACCTGTAGAAGGTGGAGCTGAGCTGACCTTCTCTGTCTATCtcttattgtccatctctaatggTTCCGGAGAAGATGGAGCTGGGCTGACCTTTCTCTGTGTATCTTTAGGGGTCAGTTCCCCATTTTCGCCGTTGAATTTGTCATGTTTTCTCCCTAATGTGTGGATGAGCAACACCTGCAGCTGCAGCCAGATAGTTTTACAGATGAACATTGACTCCAATCTCCACATTGACTCTGAGATAAACTCAAACTGAAGCCACCTTCTTCCCTTTTGTTGTTGACCAACCGCCattttcccgcctcaggcaaatgCCCGGATGAGCAGAGGGAGTGAGCGTTAATGCCTGCGCACGGTCTGCCATTAGGAAATGCACCCTGCACTTGGTGTCAGCAGTACGACACCAGGAGcttattgatttggagatgccggtgttggactggggtgtacaaagttaaaaatcacactacaccaggttatagtccaacaggtttaatttgaaacactagctttctgaggtcacctgatgaaggagtgtcgctccaaaagctagtgcttccaattaaacctgttggactataacctgatgttgtgtgatttttaactatgaccTTACTGATCCATGTTTAACTGCGTCTGCGCGTGTTGTCTGCTGTGTCGGTTCACCGCACTGGTTGAGTGGTGATGTACTGCGCCTGCGCTTTGTCCATGGAGATGTGCTGCCCTTTGTCAGTAACTGCACCAGCTGATCCTTGGCGAATCGTGCCTGTACTGTGTCTATGATGATGTGAATTGATTCATGGCCATGAGATCAGAGGTCTATTCTGGAGAGTGGTGAATTACAGGCTCATGATTGTAGAAAGATTTGTGACAGTGTGTAAGGTAGCAGGAGAGTATTTAAAGGATTTGCAAGTGAAATTGAAGCAGTGCACATCTACATATTCTATATTATCCATCAGGAGAATATTTCACGTGGGAAATGAAATCGTGTTGTTTTTCATTTTGCAAGGGGAACCTCGGAAAACAAGATTCAGTACCAGATTAGTGTGTAAATTGACTTGCCTAATAGATTCTCCCAATCACAGGAAGGAGAATGGGTAATGTCATATAAATGTTACCAAATTGGTATCATCACAGACAAAAGAAGAATGGAATTGGTGAGGGAAGTGAGGTCAGGAATGATAAGGCAATAAGAGTTCAATTGAAGAGGGATAGACGGTGTCTAAGTGAGCCACCTGCAATTCAAATAGCCAACACAAATAGTAAGGCAGTTAAACATTAGCTTTCTCTTAATTGGCAGAGGTCACTGGATGTTTGTGTAAGACAATGTAGAAGTACCAGATAATCTGGAGAGATAGACCTGGGTCTACTGTGTCAGGCAGACATGACGTGATGTGGACTCGGGAGAGTCAACATTCGTAAAACGGTATCCTTATCAACTGAGCCCAAAAAGTCAATCTCAAGAGGAAACAGATTTAATACATGCAGGAACATCACTTCGTTGAAACTAGTCAAACCTAGCGTTCACCAGCACTGTTAGTTCCTCAGCAGATGCATTAGGTTCTGTACAGACTTCAGAAAGGtgaacagagtcacagagacagattTGTCCCCAATTCCATTTTTAGTAGGTTCTGGTCATGCCTCATTCCTTCCGGAGATTGACACAATGAAGGGATGTTGAAAAATGCCATCAATATCAAAAGCAAAGTAGTCACCCACATTTCTCAAAAGAAATCCAAAAGATgtaatttggcccatcgagtgtgCAACAACCCTCCTAGAATTGGACCTTCACCCAATGCCCATAACCCCCCATTTCCATGGCTATTCCAcctactatgggcaatttagcacagccaatccacccaatctgcacatctttggactgattCTGATCATTGCCCAGTGAGCCCTTGGTTAGAGAGAGGTGGCGGGGGTGTTGTGGTGGAGGTGTGTGcattcatgtgtctgtgtgtcaacaaatgtgtctctgtgttgtctatctctgtctatctgtgtatataggtgtgtgagtgtgttagtgtagCTCTGTATGTATTAGTGTGTGCCtctatgtttgtgtgtctctttGTGTCAGAGTCTCTGTGCATTGGGGTCTCTGTTGATTTGGGGACTGTATCCATTTAAACAGGGTTAgccccgaccccccccc
The sequence above is a segment of the Chiloscyllium punctatum isolate Juve2018m chromosome 21, sChiPun1.3, whole genome shotgun sequence genome. Coding sequences within it:
- the LOC140492440 gene encoding probable G-protein coupled receptor 139, encoding MVILTYIRNPVLTVNIVAIVILARGKCGLSECITYYLLAMAAADLAVTVTDVLMHRLNHMYFPVSFLLLTPVCSLRHALSNVSIDCSVWFTVAFTFDRCAAICYSNFKQKYCRKRTVTVILSVIFMGSCLRSIPIFFLYQPVIVINNIPWFCTGKPDYATSFFWKAYECIESIVNPLLPICMILVFNVLTIKHIIATSKVRKALRSTSKNHNDPEMENRRNSMILLFALSANFILLWMTTVVHSMTWQLVNCQYQSKYFEGRVYIVQQVGVKLQLLSSSTNTCIYGITQKKFRAELKHGITFLITLNGKCIKN